A window of Methylocaldum szegediense genomic DNA:
GGTGTGGTGGCGATAAGCTCGCCTTTTCGATCTCGTATCACCCCGGCCCAGCGAAGGTTCACATCAACGGCGATGCGAAAGCGGCGGTTGTCAGCATCCCATTCGCCCCGAATTCCAGTGACTTCCCCGGCGGGCAGCCCTCTGAACTCCAGCGGGGCTCCAACCGATAGGCCGCGTACTGTTTCGTCAAAATAAAGAACCATGGCCCGCTGCTCGGTCTTTGGTGGCGCAAACGCGGCGGACCGATTGGCATAAAGGGTAAACGTCGTGTTCTCCGGCACAGGTTCGGAACTTCCCTTGCCAGGAGGCAAGGAAAACGCGATTCCACCGAGCATGATGGTCATCAACGATTCGGTGTCGAGTTTAATGCCATTGGCATCCAGCGTCAGATCGAGGCCGCTGGCGTGCCAAAATCGGGTGTCGGCCGTGACGAACCGATCATATGGCGCCTCTACGAAGATCTCGATGGTCACCCCGGTCCCGCCCGGATCCATTTCGAACCCCAACACCCTGCCCACGGCAATATGTCGGAAATAAATGGGAGACCCCACGTCCAACGATCCCAAATCTTCGCCTTTGAGAGTGAACTGTCGGCCTTGCAAATCAGACGTCAGAATGGGCGGCACGTCCAAACCATTAAATTTGTATCTCCGCTCGGTGGAACTGCCCACGTCCATTCCGATGTAAGAACCGGACAGCAAGGTACTCAATCCGGAAATATTGCCGGCGACGACACGCGGGCGCACAATCCAAAAACGGGTATCGTCCACCAGCCAATCGTCCGTTCCGTCCCTCATCTGCACAGTGACAATTACGCTGGCGCGGTCCTCGCTGAGCGCAACATCCACCACCGAGCCGACTTCCACGTCGCGGTATTTGACGGGGGTTTTGCCGGGTTCCAGCCCTTCCGCGCTCTTGAATACCAACGTGATCACCGGGCCCCTTTCCGATATCGCTTTCCAGGCCAACCAGATGCCGATCAACGCTGCAACTAGCGGTATGACCCAAACGATGGAAAAAGCAAAACGGCTTGGCGGCGTCACGTTCGCCGTGGGCAATGAGTCGCCGTTTTCAGTGTCCGAAGCGGGTTTTGAACCGTTATCTTGTATGTACATTATCTTGTAAGGAATCCCAGATCAGTCGTGGGTCGAAGCTCATGGCAGCGACCATGGTGAGCACCACCACGGCACCGAACGCGATGGCGCCCGGCCCAGCCTGGACCGCCGCGAGTGGGCGCACATCCACCAGAGCCACCAGCATAGTAACGACGAAAATATCCACCATCGACCAACGCCCCACCATTTCCGTCAGGCGATACAACCGAGCACGATCCAACGGACGCCAGCGGGATCTCTTCTGGACTGTGACCAGAAGCAAGGTAAGAGCCATCAGCTTCAGCAGCGGCACCATGACGCTGGCGAAGAAAACCAGGAGTGCCAAAGGCCACGAGCCGGAAACCCACAGATAAACAACGCCGCTCATGATGGTATCGACTTGGGCCCCGACGATCGACGAAGTGGACATGACGGGTAGAACATTGGCCGGGATATACAGGATGAACGCGGCAATCAAGAGGGACCAGCAGCGCCCGATACTATTCGGTTTGCGGATGTGCAGGTGGCTTCCGCATCGGGGGCAGTGCTGCACGGCCTTGTTGGTCAGCTCATAGGACAGCAGACCACAGACATGGCACGTCAAATACCGGGCCGCCGAATTCGGCTGTAGGGCGGATGGATAGTGTCGTCCGAGCCTCGTCCAAATTTCTTCGCTATCGAGCGAGGCTGCGGTCGCTGCCATGACGAAAATAAAAGCGCCGAAGAGCCACAGCGACCAGCCCGGATGAACATTGGCCATATGCGCAAGCTTGACCAGGGAAACGAGAATCCCCAGCATCAGGACTTCGATCATGCCCCAAGGGCGCAGACTGTGAATCAACCTGAAAACCGCGGTCTGTCCGGGCAGGAGTTTGCCCAACCTCAGCGGTAGCAACACGTACAGCAAGCCCGAAAGCTCCATCGCCGGTACGACGATGGTGGTGAATAGAACCAGACCGGCCATCATGCCCATACCTTGCTTTTGCAGTTCGAGTACGGCACCTAAAAGCGTCGCCTCCGCGTGCTTACCCTGGAGGCTAAGCGTCAGGATGGGAAACAGATTGGCAACCGCAAACAGAATGGACGCAGCCAGTGCAAGAGCCAAGGTCCTATCCAGCGTATCCCGCGGTGCACGATACAGTCGAGCACCGCAACGTCTGCAGCGGGCGGACTGTCCCGGTTCAAGCGGGACTTTTCGTTGCAGAAGATCACACTCGAGGCAAGCGCAGAGATGTTCTAAACCGCCTGAGGCAGGCATACCCCGGGTGGCGGGGCCGAGAGACGAACACACGGGAGGATGGTCGCGGAATGCGTGGCTTGTTCAAAATCAGGATTAACGCTCTTACCTCCTCAAGACTTTCTCACGCTCGGAGGAATATCGCAATGCCTTGGGTATCCCAGGCACAGATGAATTTTACACGTTTGCCACTGCCGGTTGTGGCGGCCGACCCTATCAGCCACCGATGAGAACAGTGGGGCAACCGACAACGATGACGCCACCATGGGCCGTCATGTCGCCCATCCGCGCCGCGGGCTGACCACCAATCAGCACCGTGACTGAACCTTGAGCAATGGTATCGGGAGGCCCCACACAGGTTACCATATCGCCGACCCTCGCGGCAGGCAATGAACCTATCAGGACGGTTGGTGCCCCGGGAGCGGTGATTGGCCCGCCTACATGGGGTTTCGGGCCGTCTGACATAGGACAGGTGTGCATATCGGTGAGGCGGGCTGCGGGCTTGCTCATGTCGGTGTCATTGTATCAATCATTTGGTTGTCCTACGGCCGGTTTGTTGCGTCCGGTTTGGATACCAAGCGACCGTTGCCGCCGCAGGCGATGTCGATGCCCTGAGCTAAGAAACGCCGATATTTTTCGGGCGCTTTCTCCGGTTCACGGTGTACCGCCGCCAACATGACCGCTCCGGCAACGGCTTTCCCGGTGAGATTGTCGGCCGGAGGAATTGGCGGTGCATCCGGCGGAGCCATGCTGCCACCGCTCCAAAAAGCCGCCATCGCGGCCCAGCTCCAAGGCCCCTGGAACTGATGCGCTTCTGCCGCGGCAAAAGCCGCCCGCCGGTGCTCCTCCGTGGGCTTGTAAACCCAACGCTCAGCCTGTTCGAGCGGCTTGAGCGCCTCTGGTCCCAGATCGTCCGACAAAGCGCTGCGCGCGCACAGACAGGCCCACCAGGTCGATTCGCGTTTAGGGAGTGCGCGTGCTAGAAACTTGACGGCATCGGGGTACAAAGCATTTTCCATCAGGATACGCAGAAAATCGGCCGGACTCGTTTCAGGGCCGAGCAGCCGGCGTGCCGTCTCCTCCAGATCGATATCCTTGCAGACGGTTGCCGCATGGACGGCGGCGATCTTCGTGAAAACAGGTTGAGTCATTGTAAGGTTAGGTCCTGCGCGGGAACAATTAATTAATCATGACGATACCGCCCTTGGCGGTCAGCATTCCATCACCCTTGATGGTAGTCATGGGCGATTTGACTTCTGCCATAGCCGTTCCCTCTATCTTAATCATCATGCCTTTGATCGTAATGCCGCTTTGGTCGATCTTAATACTGTTCTGGCCGACCTTGAGTTCGATCGACTGCATGGCTTCCAGCGTACTCTTGCCCAGATCGACCTTGGTCTCTTGATTCCCCTGTTTGATGGACAGGGTATGGTTACCCATATCCAGCACCACTTCCCGATTGCCCTGCTTGAGCTGCAGCTTATCGTTGCCCTGCTCTAGTGTTGTGGTCCGATCATTGTAGATATCGATCGTCTGATTTCCTTTATCCTTTTTGTCGAAGCCGATCTTAAGGGTGGCGTTGTTCTCGACAACCACGTTCATATCCTTCTCGGCGTGAATATAGATCTCCTCCTGACCTTTTTTGTCTTCCATGCGGATTTCATTGAAGTTGTCCTGCCCGCCCGCCTTGGTGCTACGCGATTTGATGCCGGTCTGCGTCGCGTTATCCGGCAAAGCATACGGAACGGTCTGGTCCGCGTTGTAAACGCGACCGGTGATGATGGGCTGGTCGGGATTGCCTTCGAGAAAATCCACGATCACTTCTTGGCCGATACGGGGTATCGTAATCGCTCCCCATCCCTTACCGGCCCAGGGCTGAGACACCCGAATCCAACATGAACTGGTCTCGTCCTTGTTTTCGGCTCGATCCCAGTGAAATTTGACCTTCACCCGCCCGTATTGGTCGGTATAAATCTCCTCACCCGCCGGGCCGACGACGATGGCTGTCTGTGGCCCTCGAACAACAGGCTTAGGCGTACGATGGGCCGCGCGGAATTGCTGGGTCTTGGCAATGGCGGAAATGGCGACGCTTTCGGTGAAATCCCCGGCCGAGTCGCTCACCGAGGTATACTGGTCAGATTGCAGCCGGTATTCCATTCCGGTGACCACGTATTCGACGTTTTGGTCCTGACGAGGATGGTCGACCAGCTTGAACAGAGCCCCGACCTCCAACCCGACAACATTGCCTTCACCGCTGAAACGCTCGTAATCTGACTGAAGCGCCTCTAAGCGCACTTTCGAGTAATGCAAGCCGTCGGCATTTTCAACGTATCCGCCTGGATAATCGTAGTGCTCATAGGTGCTGTAATCGTCACCCGTCGGCCGGCTGGTCTTTTCAAGTAAGACAGCTTTCGGTTTTTCGAAATCGAAATCGTTGACCGTGTACGTTCCCGGCTGAATCACTCGGTTGAAGGACCAGGAATAGATATGATCCCGCTTGCGCCTTTCCGGATTTCCCAGCGGAAAGAACGGAATTTCGGCGTAGTTCGGCACGGCTGAATGGGCATTGGAGGAATCCACGAGATAAAGCGTGTGTTTGTCGTTCTCGTGCTTGAAAAAATAATAGATGCCCTCCTCTTCCATGAGCCGATTAACGAAATCGAAGTCGCTTTCCCGATACTGCACACAATACACTCGCTGCCGATAGGTCCCACTGAGCGATTCCTTTATGTCGCCGCTGAAGCCATGCTCTTTAAAGATCGCTTTAACGATTTCCGGCGCGGTCTTATCTTGAAAAATGCGGCAGTTCGTGGTGCGCGTCAGAAACCATAACCAAGGCCGTAAAACCACCCGGTAATGCGCGAACTCGCCGATATCGGGTTCCTGGCTGAATTGAACGGCATATCCGTTGAAATAACGCGTGCTGCCTGTGGAAAGTTCGAAAGCGACCGTTAGTTTTT
This region includes:
- a CDS encoding PqiB family protein produces the protein MYIQDNGSKPASDTENGDSLPTANVTPPSRFAFSIVWVIPLVAALIGIWLAWKAISERGPVITLVFKSAEGLEPGKTPVKYRDVEVGSVVDVALSEDRASVIVTVQMRDGTDDWLVDDTRFWIVRPRVVAGNISGLSTLLSGSYIGMDVGSSTERRYKFNGLDVPPILTSDLQGRQFTLKGEDLGSLDVGSPIYFRHIAVGRVLGFEMDPGGTGVTIEIFVEAPYDRFVTADTRFWHASGLDLTLDANGIKLDTESLMTIMLGGIAFSLPPGKGSSEPVPENTTFTLYANRSAAFAPPKTEQRAMVLYFDETVRGLSVGAPLEFRGLPAGEVTGIRGEWDADNRRFRIAVDVNLRWAGVIRDRKGELIATTPEAVEAQLSRMVERGLRAQLRTGNLLAGQLYVALDFFPKAAPAHLDWSQDPPEFPTVPGTLQSLSERAENIVKKLENLPLDQIAADLRQALGSLNQALNSVERLASNLDHELIPEMKTTIVDARRTLNEAQNTLAADSPLQHDARDALNEVSRAARSLRVLLDYLERHPESLIMGKERQ
- a CDS encoding paraquat-inducible protein A codes for the protein MPASGGLEHLCACLECDLLQRKVPLEPGQSARCRRCGARLYRAPRDTLDRTLALALAASILFAVANLFPILTLSLQGKHAEATLLGAVLELQKQGMGMMAGLVLFTTIVVPAMELSGLLYVLLPLRLGKLLPGQTAVFRLIHSLRPWGMIEVLMLGILVSLVKLAHMANVHPGWSLWLFGAFIFVMAATAASLDSEEIWTRLGRHYPSALQPNSAARYLTCHVCGLLSYELTNKAVQHCPRCGSHLHIRKPNSIGRCWSLLIAAFILYIPANVLPVMSTSSIVGAQVDTIMSGVVYLWVSGSWPLALLVFFASVMVPLLKLMALTLLLVTVQKRSRWRPLDRARLYRLTEMVGRWSMVDIFVVTMLVALVDVRPLAAVQAGPGAIAFGAVVVLTMVAAMSFDPRLIWDSLQDNVHTR
- a CDS encoding PAAR domain-containing protein, which gives rise to MSKPAARLTDMHTCPMSDGPKPHVGGPITAPGAPTVLIGSLPAARVGDMVTCVGPPDTIAQGSVTVLIGGQPAARMGDMTAHGGVIVVGCPTVLIGG
- a CDS encoding DUF6931 family protein produces the protein MTQPVFTKIAAVHAATVCKDIDLEETARRLLGPETSPADFLRILMENALYPDAVKFLARALPKRESTWWACLCARSALSDDLGPEALKPLEQAERWVYKPTEEHRRAAFAAAEAHQFQGPWSWAAMAAFWSGGSMAPPDAPPIPPADNLTGKAVAGAVMLAAVHREPEKAPEKYRRFLAQGIDIACGGNGRLVSKPDATNRP
- a CDS encoding type VI secretion system Vgr family protein gives rise to the protein MSFTQDFRSISVTSPLGKDVLLFLRMQGREEFSRSFEFELDLLSTNPNIAAKDILGKKLTVAFELSTGSTRYFNGYAVQFSQEPDIGEFAHYRVVLRPWLWFLTRTTNCRIFQDKTAPEIVKAIFKEHGFSGDIKESLSGTYRQRVYCVQYRESDFDFVNRLMEEEGIYYFFKHENDKHTLYLVDSSNAHSAVPNYAEIPFFPLGNPERRKRDHIYSWSFNRVIQPGTYTVNDFDFEKPKAVLLEKTSRPTGDDYSTYEHYDYPGGYVENADGLHYSKVRLEALQSDYERFSGEGNVVGLEVGALFKLVDHPRQDQNVEYVVTGMEYRLQSDQYTSVSDSAGDFTESVAISAIAKTQQFRAAHRTPKPVVRGPQTAIVVGPAGEEIYTDQYGRVKVKFHWDRAENKDETSSCWIRVSQPWAGKGWGAITIPRIGQEVIVDFLEGNPDQPIITGRVYNADQTVPYALPDNATQTGIKSRSTKAGGQDNFNEIRMEDKKGQEEIYIHAEKDMNVVVENNATLKIGFDKKDKGNQTIDIYNDRTTTLEQGNDKLQLKQGNREVVLDMGNHTLSIKQGNQETKVDLGKSTLEAMQSIELKVGQNSIKIDQSGITIKGMMIKIEGTAMAEVKSPMTTIKGDGMLTAKGGIVMIN